The segment TATTTAATGAGAGAGCGGAATGACCCAGGACACGCATCCGGACCCGAACGGCGAAGCCATACTGCTGGCCCGCAGTCGCGCCGGCGACAAAGAGGCCTTCGGCATGCTGGCCCAGCGCTACTGCTCCTTCGCCGTGGGCGTGGCATATCGCATGACAGGCAACTCACAGTTGGCGGAAGACCTGGCGCAGGAGGCATTCATCAAGGCCTGGCGGAAGCTCCCGCAGTTCCGCGGCGACTGCAGTTTCCGGGTCTGGCTGGGTCGCATCGTCACCAATAC is part of the Anaerolineae bacterium genome and harbors:
- a CDS encoding sigma-70 family RNA polymerase sigma factor, producing MTQDTHPDPNGEAILLARSRAGDKEAFGMLAQRYCSFAVGVAYRMTGNSQLAEDLAQEAFIKAWRKLPQFRGDCSFRVWLGRIVTNT